In a genomic window of Erigeron canadensis isolate Cc75 chromosome 5, C_canadensis_v1, whole genome shotgun sequence:
- the LOC122600687 gene encoding putative receptor-like protein kinase At5g39000, protein MLGAGFSEDPASLFPTGLLCPKFSLSEIKSATQDFDQSLLIGQGGFGKVYKGTMKIGTKTVVAIKRLDSTSAQGAAEFWAEIEMLSMLRHCNLVSLIGYCNDSKEMILVYEYMPNGTLEDHLHKLHTPLSLSQRLKICIGAARALHYLHSGTGTNQGIIHRDVKSSNILLDNKWAAKISDFGLSKVSPIGVPLSYVSTLIKGTFGYFDPEYFSTGRLTRKSDVFSFGVILLEVLCRKRAVDRSLDDENWGLVGWAQDFLRGGKLKKIIDPDLKGQVSLKCLNDYAKLVDGCLQTRPKLRITMAQVVYGLESILALHERSENSIATTGITTFGKKLQKYFFSSEDNSGKSNSTSILCLPRL, encoded by the coding sequence ATGTTAGGAGCTGGATTTAGTGAGGACCCAGCATCGCTATTTCCAACGGGTCTTCTTTGTCCTAAGTTTTCACTTTCGGAAATTAAATCAGCTACACAAGACTTCGACCAAAGTTTGCTCATAGGCCAAGGAGGATTCGGGAAGGTCTACAAAGGAACAATGAAAATTGGAACAAAAACTGTCGTGGCTATCAAGCGGTTGGATTCAACTTCTGCTCAAGGAGCTGCAGAGTTCTGGGCTGAAATTGAAATGCTATCTATGTTGCGACACTGTAATCTGGTATCTTTAATTGGTTATTGTAATGACAGCAAAGAGATGATCCTTGTTTACGAATATATGCCCAATGGAACACTTGAAGATCACCTACACAAGCTTCATACTCCGTTATCTTTGTCACAAAGGCTTAAGATATGTATAGGTGCTGCACGTGCATTACACTACCTCCATTCTGGAACTGGCACCAATCAAGGAATCATACACCGTGATGTCAAGAGTTCGAATATTTTGTTAGATAACAAATGGGCAGCGAAAATTTCAGACTTTGGATTGTCTAAAGTAAGCCCCATAGGTGTTCCACTAAGCTATGTGAGTACCCTTATCAAAGGCACATTTGGTTATTTTGATCCAGAGTACTTCTCAACTGGTAGGTTAACTAGGAAGTCTGATGTGTTTTCATTTGGAGTAATTCTGTTGGAAGTGCTCTGTAGGAAACGGGCAGTCGATAGGAGTCTTGATGATGAAAATTGGGGATTGGTAGGATGGGCTCAGGACTTTTTAAGAGGAGGTAAATTGAAGAAGATCATCGATCCTGATTTGAAGGGACAAGTTTCACTTAAATGCTTGAATGATTATGCAAAACTAGTGGACGGCTGTTTGCAAACTCGTCCAAAGCTGCGCATTACAATGGCTCAGGTTGTGTATGGTCTTGAGTCTATATTGGCATTACACGAGAGAAGTGAAAATTCAATTGCTACAACTGGCATAACTACATTTGGTAAGAAGTTGCAGAAGTATTTCTTTTCATCCGAAGATAATTCAGGCAAGTCAAATTCAACTTCTATATTGTGTTTGCCAAGGTTGTAG